A single window of Syntrophotalea acetylenica DNA harbors:
- a CDS encoding BCAM0308 family protein, which translates to MRKESGKFGIGDKRGRCETSSDPYVQAEGLPEPTLCPGCQAVYRHKRWYLDAQAYEALARDAKVARQLCPACRKIKDGYAEGYVTLGGSYLWAHEAEIRNILRNEEAKAMAKNPLERIIRMDREGDELVIETTEEKLAEHLGRALNKAHQGDLKVVWTDDHAICRVSWQREK; encoded by the coding sequence ATGCGAAAAGAATCCGGAAAGTTTGGCATCGGTGACAAACGCGGTCGCTGCGAAACCAGTTCCGACCCCTATGTTCAGGCCGAAGGCTTGCCGGAGCCGACTCTCTGTCCGGGGTGTCAGGCTGTTTATCGCCATAAACGCTGGTATCTCGACGCGCAGGCCTACGAAGCGCTGGCCAGGGATGCGAAAGTGGCCAGGCAGTTGTGCCCGGCTTGTCGGAAAATCAAGGACGGGTATGCCGAAGGATATGTGACCCTGGGCGGCTCCTATCTGTGGGCACACGAAGCGGAGATCCGCAATATACTCAGAAACGAAGAAGCCAAGGCCATGGCAAAGAACCCCCTGGAGCGGATCATTCGCATGGATCGCGAAGGTGACGAGCTGGTGATCGAAACGACCGAGGAGAAACTTGCCGAACACCTCGGTCGCGCTCTGAATAAAGCGCACCAGGGAGATCTGAAGGTTGTCTGGACGGACGATCACGCCATTTGCCGTGTTAGCTGGCAGCGTGAAAAATGA